A DNA window from Cydia splendana chromosome 24, ilCydSple1.2, whole genome shotgun sequence contains the following coding sequences:
- the LOC134802245 gene encoding zinc finger protein 585B-like, producing the protein MKKSERSANADTSSEVVLCEPDETTCLVCFAEFLDPDDLALHIQQVHPSGKLVECQFCDKIVSDAEAYVLHIRDAHLLDFKSCLICYRIFADNTQLRKHEVKHPPSMREGPFPCSHCGQFFLTKSELRQHEFVSHFNSGDGVFLDKYFALLSSVINIKANTFIKSIENEVEFTGKQFTYVCTFCKNRDTDLEAYVMHLRKTKCRSLTCEKCCSVFKKKAGLALHVTKRTDCSSVIEELCKPIKIKPKKCVKCQKYFDSKSMKGHICIQSLKCSHCETVFTTMYELSEHQSKAHPLAVELTMCKFCRKECVGTVMLEKHVQRSHSHELHLYKYTCSYCDTTFKHPQRLFAHYFMKHKDIEPYLCKICDTKFRIRKSFTLHIKLKHKSEGFVEFDERLHVFFTDKKSDKPFQPVSKYGRKPPETDRSKKQNDKNQDLQMANMESDVNFTETEGNQTDANETKEKSSRLVRKRKKPAVVLELSDYDSDDEPLVVTKKKAKLKSQLRKRPLQWKKKNLKKPSKSQFTCDICKKYCYTFQNYQNHLSMHFKDESKRCIKCSLSFKTKADLERHMRDQHSSSRLTETLKNIIERRKKGEQTQEISATKKFLNTIKKVEIEKDNIIATIKPISKELSVQKFIESFTPEGGEVKNVAITNSVSIIKVTNPVPKEPVIKLNKFKPAQEIEESLIELAMPVKFKKCNERHSVTVKKVKAMPFQTKINFTYDDGNQFQDDNDYNNDNYEEDIKDNIIPEAEQEVTLEETAEVPKRNPATHKIVIPKLPKELKSIRIAHLLPEAPYYKIVKMDDIMKQQHQQEPVKKDDRKANAPPTEVRLPDGTKLVHVNPLAHLLGDKPVEQIVKPNKYYKTGPRNFQDLLANALKKLDNLPRKQKRKGGKTENKIELPEKESETAVDVSDNAPPDLDKVDQTINVDPNVTEGNVDHQTLNTEK; encoded by the coding sequence ATGAAGAAATCTGAGCGTTCTGCTAACGCAGACACGTCCAGCGAGGTTGTGCTATGCGAACCGGACGAAACGACCTGTTTAGTTTGCTTCGCCGAATTCCTCGATCCTGACGATTTGGCGCTCCACATACAGCAAGTACATCCATCTGGGAAGCTAGtagaatgtcagttttgcgatAAAATTGTATCAGATGCGGAGGCTTACGTTTTACACATAAGAGATGCCCATTTACTGGACTTCAAGAGCTGTTTGATTTGCTACAGAATTTTTGCTGATAATACACAGTTGAGGAAGCATGAAGTGAAGCACCCACCGTCCATGCGTGAAGGACCTTTCCCCTGCTCACATTGCGGCCAATTCTTCCTTACCAAATCAGAATTACGCCAACATGAGTTTGTTTCCCATTTTAATTCAGGCGATGGAGTGTTTCTTGACAAATACTTTGCCTTACTGTCATCCGTAATCAACATTAAAGCtaatacatttataaaatcgATTGAAAATGAAGTTGAGTTCACTGGGAAGCAGTTTACTTACGTCTGCACATTTTGTAAGAACCGTGACACTGATTTGGAAGCATACGTAATGCATTTAAGAAAGACTAAATGTAGGTCACTTACTTGTGAAAAGTGTTGCTCTGTTTTTAAGAAAAAGGCTGGACTTGCCCTTCATGTAACCAAACGGACGGACTGTAGTTCTGTTATAGAAGAATTATGCAAGCCGATTAAAATTAAACCTAAGAAGTGTGTGAAATGTCAGAAATATTTTGATAGTAAGAGTATGAAAGGTCACATTTGTATTCAGAGCTTGAAATGTTCCCACTGCGAGACTGTGTTTACAACTATGTACGAATTGTCCGAGCATCAGTCTAAGGCGCACCCATTAGCGGTAGAGCTGACCATGTGCAAATTTTGCCGGAAAGAGTGTGTGGGAACGGTTATGTTAGAAAAACATGTCCAAAGATCCCATAGCCATGAGTTACATCTTTATAAATATACATGTTCGTATTGTGATACAACGTTCAAGCACCCACAGCGACTATTCGCACATTATTTTATGAAACATAAAGACATTGAGCCATATCTTTGCAAAATATGCGACACAAAGTTTAGAATACGCAAGTCTTTCACTTTGCATATAAAACTTAAACATAAAAGTGAGGGCTTCGTTGAATTTGATGAAAGACTCCATGTCTTTTTCACTGATAAAAAATCTGATAAACCTTTTCAACCTGTCTCTAAGTATGGCCGAAAACCCCCTGAAACTGATAGAAGCAAaaaacaaaacgataaaaatcaAGACTTGCAGATGGCAAACATGGAATCAGATGTAAACTTTACTGAGACAGAAGGAAACCAAACGGATGCAAACGAAACAAAAGAAAAGTCAAGCCGGCTTGTCCGTAAGCGTAAGAAACCTGCTGTAGTCTTGGAATTATCTGATTATGACAGTGACGATGAACCCCTTGTAGTCACAAAGAAGAAAGCTAAGCTAAAATCGCAGTTAAGAAAAAGACCACTACAATGGAAGaagaaaaatctaaaaaaacccTCAAAAAGCCAATTTACATGTGACATATGCAAAAAGTATTGTTACACGTTTCAGAACTATCAAAATCATCTAAGTATGCATTTCAAAGATGAGTCTAAAAGGTGTATAAAATGTTCGCTTTCGTTTAAGACTAAAGCTGATCTGGAACGGCACATGAGGGATCAACATTCTAGCTCACGATTGACAGAAACACTGAAGAATATTatagaaagaagaaagaaaggGGAACAGACACAGGAGATCTCAGCCACAAAGAAATTCCTCAACACCATAAAGAAAGTCGAAATTGAAAAAGATAATATAATTGCTACTATAAAACCTATTAGTAAAGAATTGTCAGTACAAAAGTTCATAGAAAGTTTTACACCTGAAGGTGGGGAGGTTAAAAATGTTGCAATAACAAATAGTGTTAGCATTATCAAAGTTACTAACCCAGTCCCAAAGGAGCCTGTTATAAAGCTAAACAAATTCAAACCAGCACAAGAAATTGAGGAATCACTCATCGAGCTAGCGATGCCTGTCAAATTTAAAAAGTGTAATGAAAGACACAGTGTCACCGTTAAAAAAGTAAAAGCTATGCCATTCCAAACAAAGATTAACTTCACTTATGATGATGGCAACCAATTTCAAGATGACAATGATTACAACAATGACAATTATGAAGAAGATATTAAAGATAATATTATACCAGAAGCAGAACAAGAAGTAACTCTAGAAGAAACAGCAGAGGTGCCTAAGAGAAATCCGGCAACACATAAAATAGTTATACCAAAACTGCCTAAAGAATTAAAGTCTATAAGGATTGCACATCTTTTACCGGAAGCTCCTTATTATAAAATAGTCAAAATGGATGATATAATGAAGCAACAACATCAACAAGAACCCGTTAAAAAAGACGATCGGAAAGCAAATGCTCCACCCACAGAAGTCAGGTTACCGGACGGGACAAAGTTAGTACATGTCAATCCTCTCGCACATCTTCTCGGAGACAAACCGGTGGAGCAAATCGTGAAACCCAACAAATATTACAAGACCGGCCCGAGAAACTTCCAAGATCTACTAGCAAATGCTTTGAAAAAACTTGATAATCTACCCAGAAAACAGAAACGGAAAGGTggaaaaacagaaaataaaatagaactGCCTGAGAAAGAGAGTGAAACTGCTGTTGATGTATCAGATAATGCTCCTCCAGATCTGGACAAAGTTGATCAAACGATCAATGTTGATCCTAATGTTACAGAAGGAAATGTTGATCATCAAACTTTGAAtacagaaaaataa